Proteins encoded within one genomic window of Acinetobacter sp. WCHA55:
- a CDS encoding DMT family transporter: MNQSVSAVPNYGFFAVLFAAFLWGTTGTVASFAPNLSPLAVGAAAMGGGGLLQALLARKSIIYHLVHIKAHAVMLGVGVIAVFIYPLAFYSSMHYAGITIGTVVSIGTAPLFTALLERVFDRKPLSMAWLVSFVLGVTGVVLLSLGESHTTANTEGLSQHRQILGIGLGGVAGLTYALYSWAAKRMIDQGLDAKATMGMIFGLGALLLLPTLWMTGSNLFEENINLYVVGYMMLIPMFLGYVLFGYGLKTVPASKAITLTLFEPLVAAVLAILLVGEQIAPIGWFGMLLISICLALLSKAK, translated from the coding sequence GTGAATCAGTCTGTTTCTGCGGTACCAAATTATGGTTTTTTCGCGGTGCTGTTCGCTGCTTTTCTATGGGGAACGACGGGCACAGTTGCATCTTTTGCACCTAATTTGAGTCCTTTGGCTGTTGGCGCTGCCGCCATGGGCGGTGGTGGCTTGTTACAGGCGCTTTTGGCACGAAAAAGTATCATCTATCATTTGGTTCATATCAAAGCCCATGCAGTCATGCTCGGTGTAGGTGTAATTGCGGTTTTTATTTATCCTTTGGCCTTTTATTCATCGATGCACTATGCGGGGATCACTATTGGCACGGTGGTTTCGATTGGCACAGCACCATTATTTACTGCGCTTTTAGAACGGGTATTTGACAGAAAACCGCTTTCCATGGCGTGGTTGGTGAGTTTTGTTTTGGGGGTAACGGGGGTGGTATTGTTGTCTTTGGGAGAGTCGCATACTACAGCAAATACAGAAGGCTTATCTCAACATAGACAGATATTGGGTATCGGCTTGGGTGGAGTGGCAGGCTTAACTTATGCTTTATATTCTTGGGCTGCAAAAAGAATGATTGACCAAGGATTAGATGCAAAAGCTACTATGGGAATGATTTTTGGACTCGGTGCTTTATTATTACTTCCAACTTTATGGATGACAGGCTCAAACTTGTTTGAAGAAAACATCAACCTGTATGTCGTTGGTTATATGATGCTTATTCCGATGTTTTTGGGTTATGTCTTATTTGGTTATGGTTTAAAAACCGTGCCTGCCAGTAAAGCCATTACCTTAACTTTATTTGAGCCTTTGGTGGCTGCGGTATTGGCAATTCTGTTGGTGGGAGAGCAAATTGCACCAATCGGCTGGTTCGGGATGTTACTAATTTCGATTTGCTTAGCACTGCTGAGCAAAGCAAAGTAA